The proteins below are encoded in one region of Archocentrus centrarchus isolate MPI-CPG fArcCen1 chromosome 13, fArcCen1, whole genome shotgun sequence:
- the triap1 gene encoding TP53-regulated inhibitor of apoptosis 1, whose protein sequence is MNSVGEACTELKREYDTCFNRWFAEKFLKGDRSGDPCTESFRKYQRCVQAAIKEKEIPIDGVDFMGPNKDKPES, encoded by the coding sequence aTGAACAGCGTTGGGGAGGCCTGTACGGAGCTGAAGCGGGAATACGACACCTGCTTCAACCGCTGGTTCGCCGAGAAGTTCCTGAAGGGGGACCGGAGCGGCGACCCGTGCACGGAGAGCTTCCGGAAGTACCAGCGCTGCGTGCAGGCGGCCATCAAGGAGAAGGAGATCCCCATCGACGGCGTGGATTTCATGGGGCCAAACAAGGACAAGCCTGAAAGCTGA